One segment of Dolichospermum sp. DET69 DNA contains the following:
- a CDS encoding DUF1815 family protein yields the protein MFLRLANEHRQFVQDLVMNLQALAVVLERHGYPASCYTCGNQMNSASFMVSLGDNHLIRFLVSDYGITWTEMRDDRELMKLEGAEAISQLEELATLVKQATHTVKDIEYSSPKSKRILQNTVGSVKTQR from the coding sequence GTGTTTTTAAGACTAGCAAACGAACATAGACAATTTGTGCAAGATTTGGTAATGAACCTGCAAGCCTTGGCGGTTGTACTAGAACGGCACGGTTATCCGGCTTCCTGCTATACTTGCGGCAATCAGATGAATAGTGCATCTTTTATGGTGAGCTTAGGGGACAATCATCTAATTCGCTTTTTAGTATCAGATTATGGTATTACCTGGACAGAGATGCGTGATGATCGAGAATTAATGAAGCTCGAAGGCGCAGAAGCAATTAGCCAGTTAGAAGAACTAGCTACCCTTGTAAAACAAGCAACGCACACTGTGAAAGATATTGAATATTCATCTCCAAAGAGTAAGCGGATTTTACAGAATACGGTGGGAAGTGTAAAAACCCAACGATAG
- a CDS encoding alpha/beta hydrolase: MPAVEPKPCFLTPKPVQSDSPLFIYLPGMDGTGELLQTQIPELAKSLDVRCLAIPRNYLTTWDVLAKNVLDLIHAELEKSCQRTIYLCGESFGGCLAMKVATQSPQLFKRIILINPASSLQQRPWFNWITQVTHFVPSSLFNIGALGLLPFLASLERIAQSDRLMLLTAMRSLPPATVNWHLSLLRDFQVDQEALKQLTQPVLLIGSGGDRLLPSVSEIVRLADIIPNTQTFILANSGHACLLEENVNLYQILKDNDFLELKIPQIPTSVHSIHN, translated from the coding sequence ATGCCAGCAGTTGAACCTAAACCTTGTTTTTTGACTCCAAAACCAGTACAATCAGATTCTCCCTTATTTATCTATTTGCCAGGAATGGATGGAACTGGTGAACTGTTGCAAACCCAAATCCCTGAATTAGCAAAAAGTTTAGATGTTCGTTGCTTGGCTATACCCAGAAATTACCTGACTACCTGGGATGTTTTAGCAAAGAATGTTTTAGACTTGATTCATGCCGAGTTGGAAAAAAGCTGTCAACGGACAATTTACCTCTGTGGCGAATCTTTTGGTGGTTGTTTAGCAATGAAAGTAGCAACCCAATCACCGCAGTTATTTAAACGTATTATCTTAATTAATCCTGCTTCATCTTTGCAGCAACGCCCTTGGTTTAATTGGATAACTCAGGTTACTCACTTTGTGCCATCATCCCTATTTAATATTGGTGCATTGGGTTTGTTACCGTTTCTGGCATCATTAGAACGGATTGCTCAAAGCGATCGCTTGATGTTACTAACAGCAATGCGTTCCCTTCCTCCAGCAACTGTTAATTGGCATTTGTCATTATTGCGAGATTTCCAAGTTGATCAAGAAGCATTGAAGCAGTTAACACAACCAGTATTACTTATTGGTAGTGGTGGCGATCGCTTATTACCTTCTGTGAGTGAAATCGTCAGATTAGCAGATATAATACCAAATACTCAGACGTTTATCCTAGCCAATAGTGGTCATGCTTGTTTGTTAGAGGAAAATGTCAATCTTTATCAAATTCTCAAAGATAACGATTTTCTAGAACTTAAGATCCCTCAAATTCCCACATCAGTACATTCTATTCATAATTAG
- a CDS encoding methionine--tRNA ligase, whose protein sequence is MNLVNKTENTFALTTPLYYVNDIPHIGSAYTTIAADVVARFNRLQGNQVLLITGTDEHGQKIQRSAASLGKPPQDFCDEIVPSFVSLWDLLDIQYDRFSRTTAPRHQAIVNEFFQRVWEKGDIYQGEQKGWYCVSCEEFKEERDLLADKHCPIHTNKQVEWRDEQNYFFRLSKYQTQLEEFFQSHPDFIQPISRRNEVFNFVAQGLQDFSISRVNLDWGFPVPVDSKHTLYVWFDALLGYVTALLEPDAEPTLANALQTWWPINLHLIGKDILRFHAVYWPAMLMSAGLPLPERVFGHGFLTKDGQKMGKTLGNTLNPIALVEKYGSDAVRYYFLKEIEFGKDGDFNEIRFINVLNADLANDLGNLLNRTLNMVKKYCASQVPSISQLDIPAENPLKAMGLQLGEKVKQAYTALAFNEACHYVLSLVQASNKFIDDQAPWSLYKQDKQKEVEVVLYTVLESVRLAAYLLSPIIPNISSDIYQQLGWGIDFNKQKESAILTPFCTHSTYGILSDKQQLGTPKPVFQRIETSK, encoded by the coding sequence ATGAATCTTGTGAATAAAACAGAAAACACTTTTGCACTGACAACACCACTATACTATGTCAACGATATCCCCCATATTGGCAGTGCTTATACAACTATAGCAGCGGATGTAGTAGCCAGATTTAATCGCTTACAGGGAAATCAAGTGCTACTAATTACGGGTACAGATGAACACGGACAAAAAATTCAGCGTTCAGCAGCAAGTTTAGGAAAACCACCACAAGATTTTTGTGATGAAATTGTCCCCAGTTTTGTCAGCTTGTGGGATTTACTCGATATTCAATATGACCGCTTTAGTCGAACTACCGCACCTCGTCACCAAGCCATAGTCAACGAGTTCTTTCAGCGAGTTTGGGAAAAAGGTGATATCTACCAAGGAGAACAAAAGGGTTGGTACTGCGTTTCCTGTGAAGAATTTAAGGAAGAGCGGGATTTACTAGCAGATAAACACTGTCCTATTCATACTAACAAGCAAGTAGAGTGGCGAGATGAGCAGAACTATTTCTTCCGCTTGTCTAAATATCAAACCCAGCTAGAGGAATTTTTTCAATCCCACCCAGATTTTATCCAACCTATCAGCAGACGAAATGAAGTTTTCAATTTTGTCGCTCAAGGTTTACAGGATTTTTCGATTTCTCGGGTAAATCTTGATTGGGGTTTTCCTGTACCTGTTGATTCTAAACATACCTTATATGTCTGGTTTGATGCTTTGCTAGGTTATGTAACAGCATTGTTAGAACCAGACGCAGAGCCAACCTTAGCCAATGCTTTACAAACATGGTGGCCGATTAATTTGCACTTGATTGGTAAAGATATTTTACGCTTTCATGCTGTTTACTGGCCAGCAATGTTGATGTCAGCGGGGTTACCTTTACCAGAAAGAGTATTTGGACACGGCTTTTTAACTAAAGATGGTCAGAAAATGGGGAAGACTTTAGGTAATACCCTTAATCCTATCGCTTTAGTTGAAAAATATGGTAGTGATGCCGTTCGTTATTACTTCCTTAAGGAAATCGAATTTGGGAAGGATGGCGATTTTAATGAGATTAGATTCATTAATGTTTTAAATGCAGATTTAGCGAATGATTTAGGTAATTTGTTAAATCGCACTTTAAACATGGTGAAGAAATACTGCGCTAGTCAAGTACCGTCTATTAGCCAATTAGATATTCCGGCTGAAAATCCTTTGAAAGCAATGGGGTTACAGTTAGGAGAAAAGGTGAAACAAGCATACACAGCATTAGCTTTTAATGAAGCCTGTCACTATGTTTTATCTCTGGTGCAAGCCAGTAATAAGTTTATTGATGATCAAGCTCCTTGGTCATTATATAAACAAGATAAGCAGAAGGAAGTGGAAGTAGTGCTATATACGGTTCTGGAATCGGTGAGACTAGCAGCTTATCTTTTATCCCCAATTATTCCTAATATCAGCAGTGATATTTATCAGCAATTAGGCTGGGGAATTGATTTTAATAAACAAAAAGAAAGTGCAATTTTAACTCCTTTTTGTACCCATTCAACTTATGGAATATTATCCGATAAACAACAGTTGGGAACACCTAAACCAGTTTTTCAACGGATAGAAACATCAAAATAA
- a CDS encoding NYN domain-containing protein has translation MLNNFENDSIFTPEQVLENRGRVAIFIDGSNLFYAALQLGIEIDYTKLLCRLTGGSRLLRAFFYTGVDRTNEKQQGFLLWMRRNGYRVIAKDLVQLPDGSKKANLDVEIAVDMMALCDSYDTAVLVSGDGDLAYAVNSVSYRGVRVEVVSLRSMTSDSLINVSDRYIDLEAIKEDIQKTPRQSYPYRPLSSMSFLDDHRDSNRHLEVPE, from the coding sequence ATGTTGAATAATTTTGAAAACGACTCAATATTTACACCAGAACAAGTTTTGGAAAATCGAGGTCGGGTAGCTATCTTTATTGATGGCTCGAACTTATTTTATGCGGCGCTGCAACTAGGAATCGAAATTGATTATACTAAGTTATTGTGCCGTTTAACTGGCGGATCAAGGCTGTTACGGGCTTTTTTCTACACAGGAGTAGATCGGACAAACGAGAAGCAGCAGGGCTTCTTATTGTGGATGCGTCGCAACGGTTATAGAGTCATTGCTAAGGATTTGGTACAACTACCAGATGGCTCTAAAAAAGCTAACTTAGATGTAGAAATAGCTGTTGATATGATGGCCTTGTGCGATTCCTATGATACCGCAGTTTTAGTTAGCGGTGACGGCGATTTGGCTTATGCGGTTAATTCTGTGAGCTATCGTGGTGTTAGAGTCGAGGTGGTAAGTTTACGTTCTATGACTAGTGATAGTTTAATTAATGTGAGCGATCGCTATATTGATTTAGAAGCTATCAAAGAGGATATCCAAAAAACTCCCCGTCAAAGTTATCCATATCGGCCATTGTCTAGTATGAGCTTTTTAGACGATCATCGAGATAGCAATAGACATTTAGAAGTTCCAGAATAA
- the lptC gene encoding LPS export ABC transporter periplasmic protein LptC → MQYSQGRENRRQDVKHQRGIKSHSPHFYSFFGLKLPNNLVYLPLIFCLSLCLSACGNPSTTTSKTAASSPKEDDTKLTFFGVALEQFDEVGRPIWKVKAKEAKYTTDKQIGQAQNPEGELYQDGKVVYQIKAEKADIKQDGKQLFLQGKIVATDPRNGIVFKGNELEWRPQEDLLIIRNQLNGSHKQLQAVAQEAKVKTREQRVEFSGGVVAKSTDPQLQMQTEHLMWHIKEEKLFSDRPIQIERYKDNKITGRGTGKAAEINLKTQIATLKPQAQLELIDPQIQITSNSITWNINKENITTNSPIRIFQAADNVTVTANQGQMQIPTKTAYLTGNVNAVGQRRQTLKSNQLIWYLDKKLLEAQGNVVYSQIEPKLTFQGETAVGNLETENIVVKGGNSSGRRVVTEIIPQENR, encoded by the coding sequence ATGCAATATTCACAAGGTAGGGAGAATAGAAGACAAGATGTAAAACATCAGAGGGGAATTAAAAGTCATTCTCCCCACTTCTATTCATTTTTTGGGTTAAAATTACCAAATAATTTAGTTTACCTGCCTTTGATATTTTGCTTGAGTTTATGTTTATCTGCTTGCGGAAATCCATCAACTACCACATCAAAAACTGCTGCTTCATCTCCCAAAGAAGACGATACTAAGTTAACTTTTTTTGGTGTGGCTTTAGAACAATTTGATGAGGTAGGGAGGCCAATTTGGAAAGTTAAAGCCAAAGAAGCAAAATACACTACAGATAAACAAATAGGTCAGGCACAAAATCCTGAAGGGGAACTTTACCAAGATGGAAAAGTTGTTTACCAAATTAAAGCAGAAAAAGCTGACATTAAGCAAGATGGTAAGCAACTATTTCTGCAAGGTAAAATTGTCGCTACTGATCCCCGGAATGGGATTGTCTTCAAAGGTAATGAGTTAGAATGGCGGCCTCAAGAAGATTTATTGATTATTCGCAATCAATTAAATGGTAGTCACAAGCAATTACAAGCAGTAGCCCAAGAAGCTAAGGTGAAAACCCGTGAACAACGGGTAGAATTTTCAGGAGGAGTAGTTGCAAAATCCACAGATCCACAGTTGCAAATGCAGACTGAGCATTTAATGTGGCATATTAAGGAGGAGAAATTATTTAGCGATCGCCCCATTCAAATAGAAAGATATAAAGATAACAAAATTACTGGACGTGGTACTGGTAAGGCGGCAGAAATTAACTTAAAAACTCAAATTGCGACTCTTAAACCACAGGCACAATTAGAGTTAATAGATCCACAGATCCAAATTACCAGTAATTCCATAACCTGGAATATTAACAAAGAAAATATCACGACAAATTCTCCCATTCGGATATTCCAAGCTGCTGACAATGTAACTGTCACTGCTAATCAGGGACAAATGCAAATACCAACAAAAACAGCATATCTAACAGGTAATGTTAATGCAGTTGGGCAACGTCGTCAAACTTTAAAATCAAATCAACTTATCTGGTATTTAGATAAAAAATTGTTAGAAGCCCAAGGAAATGTAGTTTATAGTCAAATTGAACCAAAATTAACTTTTCAAGGGGAAACAGCCGTCGGTAATTTAGAAACAGAAAATATTGTTGTTAAAGGTGGTAATTCTTCTGGACGCAGAGTGGTAACGGAAATTATCCCCCAAGAAAATAGGTAA
- a CDS encoding D-alanyl-D-alanine carboxypeptidase, which translates to MLELLGSGLFSLWLEMAKAQIQPLEALSVLAWQSSSSLILIPDPSPAGAITVQEYLNGLIKSKLIDQTLMSSQGIWLQSGPMLIANHQGTIPLPAASLTKVATSLVAFKAWGPNHQFETLVSSTGPLVNGVVQGDLVITGSGDPMFVGEEAIALGNTLNQMGIKQVKGNLVITGAFAMNFQRHPLLAGQLLKQALNYKTWSRSVLFQYSVMPKGTPKPQVIIAGNIKVDTQPKVGQTLLVRHLSLPLPKIIKEMNVFSNNDIAEMLADSVGGADVVSTTAAQLARVPKSEILLINGSGLGVENRISPRAVSAMFMALQREGNFYQLTLADLFPTSGLDHRGTIHSRHMPKATVMKTGTLNNVSALAGVVPTRDRGLVWFTIINRGTNVSAFRVEQDKLLQHLEKELEVSTDVPDPLTPHLDNSLPNFGAANRNEVLYKPS; encoded by the coding sequence ATGCTGGAATTATTAGGATCAGGTTTGTTTTCTCTATGGCTAGAAATGGCTAAGGCACAGATTCAACCTTTAGAAGCCTTGAGTGTCTTGGCTTGGCAAAGTAGCTCTAGCTTGATTCTTATCCCTGATCCAAGCCCAGCAGGTGCTATCACAGTCCAAGAATATCTTAATGGTTTAATCAAATCAAAATTAATTGACCAAACTCTCATGTCCTCTCAGGGGATTTGGTTGCAGTCTGGCCCAATGCTGATAGCTAATCATCAAGGTACTATACCTTTACCCGCTGCTTCCTTAACTAAGGTTGCTACTTCATTAGTCGCTTTTAAAGCTTGGGGCCCAAATCACCAATTTGAAACTTTAGTTAGTAGCACCGGACCTTTAGTCAATGGGGTAGTACAGGGTGATTTAGTCATTACTGGTAGTGGTGATCCCATGTTTGTGGGGGAGGAAGCGATCGCTCTGGGAAATACTCTCAATCAAATGGGTATTAAGCAAGTTAAGGGAAATTTAGTGATTACTGGTGCTTTCGCTATGAATTTCCAACGTCATCCCTTACTTGCGGGTCAACTACTCAAACAGGCACTAAATTACAAAACTTGGTCTCGCTCTGTGCTTTTTCAATACTCAGTGATGCCTAAAGGAACACCTAAACCCCAAGTGATTATTGCTGGTAATATCAAGGTAGATACTCAACCGAAAGTTGGACAAACTTTACTAGTCCGTCATCTTTCCTTACCTTTGCCAAAAATCATTAAGGAAATGAACGTTTTTAGTAATAACGACATTGCGGAAATGTTAGCTGATTCTGTAGGAGGAGCAGATGTAGTTAGCACCACCGCAGCCCAACTAGCTAGAGTTCCCAAGTCAGAAATTCTCCTGATTAATGGCTCTGGTTTAGGTGTAGAAAATCGTATTTCTCCTAGAGCAGTCTCGGCTATGTTTATGGCATTACAACGAGAAGGAAATTTCTATCAATTGACTTTAGCTGATTTATTTCCTACCTCTGGATTAGACCACCGAGGGACAATACATTCTAGACATATGCCAAAAGCCACTGTCATGAAAACTGGGACTCTTAATAATGTTAGTGCTTTAGCTGGAGTTGTCCCCACACGCGATCGCGGTTTGGTTTGGTTTACAATCATTAATCGTGGTACAAATGTATCAGCTTTTCGGGTTGAACAAGATAAACTTCTCCAACATTTAGAAAAAGAATTAGAAGTATCTACAGACGTTCCTGATCCCCTCACACCTCATTTAGATAATTCCTTACCGAACTTTGGTGCAGCTAATCGCAATGAAGTTTTGTATAAACCCTCATAA
- a CDS encoding LOG family protein, whose product MTSEPSFSLLDSLQAEIAELIDRLPTLKHRQFIQQSLTTILRLADSDIERLDWKILSAALADMECGFQLFYNYRHVRKITIFGSARLASDTPAYQMALEFSRAVSRLGFMIMTGGGGGIMQAGQEGAGKENSFGLNIQLPFEQQANHIIEGDAKLINFKYFFTRKLFLLKESDAVALFPGGFGTQDEAFECMTLSQTGKFGPVPLVLIDQPGGDYWRSWSQYIDDKLVKTGLVSPDDPSLYTITDNLEVACHTITRFYQVYHSSRYVGEQLVIRLKEDLSDDQVELLNMNFNDILVTGKITKSQALLQEGQDETSDLPRLVLNFNQRDLGRLYQMIGVINQVGIPTPEEAVHPERK is encoded by the coding sequence ATGACTTCTGAACCGTCGTTTTCTTTATTAGATTCTCTCCAAGCGGAGATTGCTGAATTAATAGACCGTTTACCAACACTAAAGCATCGGCAATTTATTCAGCAATCTTTAACCACCATTTTGCGTCTTGCTGATAGTGACATTGAACGTCTTGATTGGAAAATATTATCTGCTGCTTTAGCCGATATGGAATGTGGTTTCCAATTGTTTTATAATTACCGTCATGTTCGGAAAATTACTATTTTTGGTTCTGCCCGTCTAGCATCAGATACACCAGCATATCAAATGGCTCTAGAATTTAGTCGCGCTGTTTCTAGGCTAGGATTTATGATTATGACAGGTGGTGGTGGTGGTATTATGCAAGCTGGTCAGGAAGGTGCTGGTAAAGAAAATTCCTTTGGTTTAAATATTCAGTTACCTTTTGAGCAACAAGCTAATCACATTATCGAAGGTGATGCTAAACTTATTAATTTTAAATACTTCTTCACTCGCAAGTTATTTCTCCTCAAAGAAAGTGATGCTGTGGCTCTATTTCCTGGTGGTTTTGGCACTCAAGATGAGGCCTTTGAATGTATGACATTAAGCCAAACAGGTAAATTTGGTCCAGTTCCTTTAGTATTGATTGATCAACCAGGGGGTGATTATTGGCGTTCTTGGAGTCAATATATTGATGACAAATTGGTAAAAACAGGGCTTGTTAGTCCAGATGATCCTAGTTTATACACTATTACAGATAATCTGGAAGTTGCTTGTCATACTATTACTAGGTTTTACCAAGTTTATCACTCTAGTCGTTATGTTGGTGAGCAGTTGGTGATCCGGTTGAAAGAAGATTTATCCGATGATCAAGTGGAATTACTAAATATGAACTTCAATGATATCTTGGTGACTGGAAAAATTACCAAAAGTCAAGCATTACTGCAAGAAGGGCAAGATGAAACATCTGATTTACCTCGGTTAGTTTTAAATTTTAATCAACGAGATTTAGGGCGTTTATATCAAATGATTGGCGTAATTAATCAAGTGGGTATTCCCACTCCAGAAGAAGCAGTACATCCAGAAAGGAAGTAG
- the trxA gene encoding thioredoxin, translated as MSAATNVTDSSFKVDVLDSEVPVLVDFWAPWCGPCRMVAPVVEEIALQYEGKLKVVKVNTDENPQIASQYGIRSIPTLMIFKDGQKVDTVVGAVPKTTLSNTLEKYL; from the coding sequence ATGTCAGCAGCGACAAACGTTACAGATTCAAGTTTTAAGGTAGATGTACTCGACAGCGAAGTTCCAGTTTTAGTGGATTTTTGGGCTCCTTGGTGTGGCCCATGCCGAATGGTAGCCCCTGTTGTTGAAGAAATTGCGCTTCAGTACGAAGGAAAACTCAAGGTTGTGAAAGTTAATACTGATGAAAATCCACAGATTGCCAGTCAGTATGGTATTCGCAGTATTCCCACACTAATGATTTTCAAAGATGGACAAAAAGTAGATACGGTTGTCGGTGCTGTACCCAAAACCACTTTATCTAACACTTTGGAAAAGTATCTTTAA
- a CDS encoding GuaB3 family IMP dehydrogenase-related protein: protein MEIQLGRGKVARRAYGIDEIALVPGNRTLDPSLPDTHWKIGNIEREIPIIASAMDGVVDVKMAVRLSQLGALGVINLEGIQTRYADPEPILDRIASVGKDEFVSLMQELYAEPIKPELIEKRIQEIKQQGGIAAVSATPAGASKYGEIVAKAGADLFFIQATVVSTDHISPESITPLDLAEFCRSMPIPVALGNCVTYQVTLELMKAGAAAVLVGIGPGAACTSRGVLGVGVPQATAIADCTAARDDYFRETGKYIPIIADGGLITGGDICKCIACGADGVMIGSPFARAAEAPGRGYHWGMATPSPLLPRGTRIRVGTTGTLEQILRGPAGLDDGTHNLLGALKTSMGTLGAKNIKEMQQVEVVIAPSLLTEGKVYQKAQQLGMGK, encoded by the coding sequence GTGGAAATTCAACTTGGGCGCGGAAAAGTGGCTCGAAGAGCCTATGGAATTGATGAAATTGCTTTAGTTCCTGGTAACAGAACACTCGATCCGAGTTTACCTGATACTCACTGGAAAATTGGCAATATTGAGCGAGAAATCCCCATTATTGCCAGTGCAATGGATGGTGTCGTTGATGTAAAAATGGCTGTTCGCTTGTCCCAGTTGGGGGCATTGGGAGTAATTAATTTAGAGGGTATCCAGACTCGCTATGCTGACCCCGAACCAATTTTAGATCGGATTGCCTCCGTCGGCAAAGATGAATTTGTCAGTCTGATGCAAGAACTTTATGCCGAACCGATAAAGCCGGAATTAATTGAAAAACGTATTCAGGAAATTAAACAACAAGGTGGTATTGCGGCAGTTAGCGCAACTCCAGCAGGTGCAAGCAAATATGGTGAAATAGTAGCTAAAGCAGGAGCAGATTTATTTTTTATCCAAGCTACAGTAGTTTCTACTGATCACATATCTCCAGAATCTATTACTCCCCTTGATTTAGCGGAGTTTTGCCGTTCTATGCCTATCCCTGTGGCATTAGGAAATTGCGTCACATATCAAGTCACCTTGGAGTTAATGAAAGCTGGTGCAGCAGCAGTATTAGTGGGCATTGGACCAGGTGCTGCTTGTACTTCTCGTGGAGTCCTGGGTGTGGGCGTACCTCAAGCTACAGCGATCGCTGATTGTACAGCCGCTAGAGATGATTATTTCCGGGAAACTGGTAAATATATCCCCATCATCGCTGACGGTGGTTTAATCACCGGTGGAGACATCTGTAAATGTATCGCCTGTGGTGCAGACGGTGTGATGATTGGTTCTCCATTTGCCAGAGCCGCCGAAGCCCCTGGGCGTGGTTATCATTGGGGTATGGCAACTCCTAGCCCATTATTACCTCGTGGGACTCGGATTCGGGTTGGGACTACGGGAACTTTAGAACAAATCCTCAGAGGACCGGCTGGTTTAGATGACGGGACTCATAATCTCTTAGGAGCTTTAAAGACCAGTATGGGAACTTTAGGTGCTAAAAACATTAAAGAAATGCAGCAAGTTGAAGTTGTCATTGCTCCTTCCCTGCTAACTGAAGGCAAAGTTTACCAAAAAGCCCAACAGTTAGGCATGGGTAAATAA
- a CDS encoding YdcF family protein codes for MACILPLFIWWGYKAVQNQFVQPQAILVLGGSTRSLEREKFTAQLAHQYPNIPIWISGGSPPQYTKKIFAKAGIDTRRLTLDYEAVDTVTNFTTIVDELQSRGIKSVYLITSDFHMRRACVVGEIVLGSRGMNFKPVSVPSENSPEPIEKSIRDGARAVIWVATGYTGANHGKNKQ; via the coding sequence ATAGCTTGCATCTTACCCTTATTCATCTGGTGGGGGTACAAAGCAGTACAAAACCAATTTGTTCAACCACAAGCAATCTTAGTTTTGGGCGGTTCTACTCGCTCATTAGAAAGAGAAAAGTTTACAGCCCAACTAGCTCATCAATATCCAAATATACCCATTTGGATTTCTGGCGGTAGTCCACCTCAGTATACTAAAAAAATATTTGCTAAAGCAGGTATTGATACCCGGCGTTTAACCTTAGATTATGAAGCTGTAGACACAGTTACTAACTTTACGACCATAGTGGATGAATTACAATCTCGTGGTATCAAAAGTGTTTATTTAATTACATCTGATTTTCATATGCGTCGTGCTTGCGTCGTTGGTGAAATTGTTTTAGGTAGTCGAGGTATGAATTTTAAACCTGTATCTGTTCCTTCAGAAAATTCACCAGAACCTATTGAAAAATCCATTCGGGATGGTGCTAGGGCAGTTATTTGGGTAGCCACAGGTTATACAGGTGCTAATCATGGCAAAAATAAACAGTAA
- a CDS encoding transposase — MLVFEFKAYGKSAQIKAVGDAIRTAQFIRNSCIRLWIDVKNTGKNDLNKYCAVLAAKFPFANELNSMARQASAERAWFSISRFYDNCKKGVSGKKGFPQFQKDCRSVEYKTSGWKLTDDRKFITFTDKKGIGRLKLKGTRDLHFYQINQIKRVRLVKRADGIYVQFCINVNRQEDIALSGNTIGLDVGLKEYYTDSEGVMIENPKFLRIGEKVLKRSQRRVSRKVKGSKNRGKARQILGKRHLKISRQRKDHAVKLARCVVQSNDLIAYEDLRIKNLVKNHCLAKSINDASWYQFRVWLEYFGQVFKKLTVAVNPQYTSQECSSCGEIVKKTLSTRTHVCRCGCVMDRDENAARNILRRGLGTVGHTETFMLDMSNALGDESSTQVGVILSEQVMSLIKESQRL, encoded by the coding sequence ATGCTTGTTTTTGAGTTTAAAGCTTACGGGAAGTCAGCGCAAATAAAAGCAGTAGGTGATGCAATTCGGACTGCACAGTTTATTCGCAATAGCTGTATTCGGCTATGGATAGATGTGAAAAACACAGGCAAAAATGATTTAAACAAATATTGTGCCGTACTTGCTGCTAAATTCCCCTTTGCGAATGAACTCAATTCAATGGCAAGACAAGCCAGTGCAGAACGAGCATGGTTTTCTATCTCTCGGTTTTATGATAATTGCAAAAAAGGGGTTTCCGGTAAAAAGGGCTTTCCTCAATTCCAGAAAGATTGTCGTTCTGTCGAATACAAAACTTCTGGCTGGAAACTAACCGATGACCGTAAGTTTATCACCTTCACCGATAAAAAAGGGATTGGGCGATTAAAACTTAAAGGAACTCGTGATCTGCATTTTTACCAAATTAACCAAATTAAACGGGTAAGATTGGTAAAACGTGCGGACGGTATTTATGTTCAATTTTGTATTAATGTCAACCGTCAAGAAGATATAGCACTATCAGGAAATACAATTGGGTTGGATGTAGGTTTGAAAGAATACTACACCGATTCTGAGGGCGTAATGATTGAGAATCCCAAATTTCTCCGGATTGGAGAAAAGGTTCTTAAACGTTCGCAACGTCGTGTTTCCAGAAAGGTAAAAGGTTCAAAAAATAGGGGCAAAGCTAGACAGATTTTAGGAAAACGCCATCTCAAAATAAGTAGGCAACGTAAAGACCATGCTGTGAAGTTAGCACGGTGCGTAGTTCAGTCTAACGACTTGATAGCTTATGAAGATTTGAGAATTAAAAATTTGGTGAAAAATCATTGTTTAGCTAAGTCTATTAACGACGCATCTTGGTATCAGTTTCGTGTCTGGCTGGAATACTTTGGTCAGGTTTTCAAGAAGCTCACAGTTGCGGTTAATCCGCAATACACGAGCCAAGAATGCTCTAGTTGCGGTGAAATTGTGAAGAAAACTCTATCTACTCGCACCCACGTTTGTCGGTGTGGTTGTGTCATGGATAGAGATGAAAATGCAGCTAGAAATATCCTTCGTCGGGGATTGGGTACGGTAGGGCATACCGAAACCTTCATGCTAGACATGAGTAACGCTTTAGGAGATGAGTCCTCTACTCAGGTTGGAGTAATCCTGTCTGAGCAAGTCATGTCTTTGATCAAAGAATCTCAGCGGCTTTAG